A single window of Streptomyces aquilus DNA harbors:
- a CDS encoding DUF6912 family protein, with amino-acid sequence MRVYVPLTLSGLAEAYKTGELGPGPLVAYAVTPALREWYLSDDIEELEYAALNRAAHASLRLLAADAGAVRRRVVVAVDVPDGAAVADPDRGLDPAALGEVRVAGGVALAKAAAVHVDADDAEADVAAGAEALAAADAGDDDAQFVVDGTEDHELLWYATQEIPHLVGLGG; translated from the coding sequence ATGCGCGTCTACGTCCCCCTGACCCTCTCCGGTCTCGCCGAGGCGTACAAGACGGGCGAGTTGGGGCCCGGCCCGCTCGTCGCCTACGCCGTGACGCCCGCGTTGCGCGAGTGGTACCTCTCCGACGACATCGAGGAACTCGAGTACGCGGCGCTGAACCGGGCCGCGCACGCCTCGCTGCGGCTGCTGGCGGCGGACGCGGGCGCGGTGCGGCGCCGGGTCGTGGTCGCGGTCGACGTGCCCGACGGTGCGGCGGTCGCCGACCCCGACCGGGGGCTCGATCCGGCGGCGCTCGGTGAGGTGCGGGTCGCCGGGGGCGTGGCGCTGGCCAAGGCGGCCGCGGTGCATGTCGACGCGGATGACGCGGAGGCGGACGTGGCCGCGGGGGCGGAGGCGCTGGCGGCGGCGGACGCCGGGGACGACGACGCGCAGTTCGTTGTGGACGGGACCGAGGACCACGAGCTGCTCTGGTACGCCACGCAGGAGATCCCTCATCTGGTCGGGCTGGGCGGCTGA
- a CDS encoding HAD family hydrolase — MGKHRGAHIVWDWNGTLFHDNDAIIGATNAAFAELGLAPITMEQYRALYCVPVPKFYERLMGRLPTEAEWLVMDETFHRYYTEHRVGCGLTVGATELLVGWRSAGRSQSILSMYGHDELVPLVRGFGIEAHFVRVDGRVGPSGGSKAEHMERHVAALAGVDPARTVVIGDAADDAVAALHVGARAVLYTGGSHGRASLEEVGVPVVDTLAEAVAEAERIAA; from the coding sequence ATGGGGAAGCACAGGGGCGCGCACATCGTCTGGGACTGGAACGGGACGCTGTTCCACGACAATGACGCGATCATCGGGGCGACGAACGCGGCGTTCGCGGAGCTGGGGCTCGCGCCGATCACGATGGAGCAGTACCGGGCGTTGTACTGCGTGCCGGTGCCGAAGTTCTACGAGCGGTTGATGGGGCGGTTGCCCACCGAGGCCGAGTGGCTGGTCATGGACGAGACCTTCCACCGGTACTACACCGAGCACCGGGTGGGGTGCGGGCTCACGGTCGGGGCGACGGAGCTGCTCGTCGGGTGGCGGTCGGCGGGGCGTAGTCAGTCGATCCTCAGCATGTACGGGCATGACGAGCTGGTGCCGTTGGTGCGGGGGTTCGGCATCGAGGCGCACTTCGTGCGGGTGGACGGGCGGGTGGGGCCGTCCGGGGGGAGCAAGGCGGAGCACATGGAGCGGCATGTCGCGGCGCTTGCCGGGGTGGATCCGGCTCGTACGGTGGTGATCGGGGACGCTGCCGATGATGCGGTGGCGGCGTTGCATGTGGGGGCGCGGGCCGTTCTGTACACCGGGGGGTCGCACGGGCGGGCCAGCCTGGAGGAGGTTGGTGTACCGGTTGTGGACACCTTGGCCGAGGCCGTTGCGGAGGCGGAGCGAATAGCTGCGTAG
- a CDS encoding Rv3235 family protein yields MNKVMTRSQLRPGTRPPSRRDSRRPGGTPPRTPVGGTPRATPDDGRPPGSPDGTTRTRPTDNRPPATTSPATRGGATPLHPGPRAAQAPPRPAVPVPQLHPTDHIAELLVLVLSGQRPVHSMLRHTVGRAYDELAELAERGPLRARGTRPVVRDIGYYVPRPGAFEAFARIGAGDQLRAMAFRVELGRDRRWRCTAVELGGPRDRRTDDHGHHG; encoded by the coding sequence ATGAACAAGGTCATGACCAGGTCGCAGCTCCGCCCGGGCACCCGCCCGCCGAGCCGCCGCGACTCCCGCCGCCCCGGCGGCACCCCGCCCCGCACCCCGGTCGGCGGAACGCCCCGCGCCACCCCCGACGACGGCCGCCCGCCGGGCTCCCCGGACGGCACCACCCGCACCAGGCCCACGGACAACCGCCCACCGGCGACCACAAGCCCCGCCACGCGCGGCGGAGCCACGCCCCTCCACCCGGGCCCCCGCGCCGCCCAGGCCCCGCCCAGGCCCGCCGTCCCGGTCCCCCAGCTCCACCCCACCGACCACATCGCCGAACTCCTCGTGCTGGTCCTCAGCGGTCAGCGCCCGGTCCACTCGATGCTCCGGCACACCGTCGGCCGCGCCTACGACGAACTCGCCGAGCTCGCCGAACGCGGCCCCCTCCGCGCCCGCGGCACCCGCCCCGTGGTCCGCGACATCGGCTACTACGTCCCGCGCCCCGGCGCCTTCGAGGCCTTCGCCCGCATCGGCGCCGGCGACCAGCTGCGCGCCATGGCCTTCCGCGTGGAACTCGGCCGGGACCGCCGCTGGCGCTGCACCGCGGTGGAACTGGGCGGCCCCCGCGACCGACGCACGGACGACCACGGACACCACGGCTGA
- the secA gene encoding preprotein translocase subunit SecA: MSVLSKIMRAGEGKILRKLHRIADQVNSIEEDFVDLSDAELRALTDEYKQRYTDGESLDDLLPEAFATVREAAKRVLGQRHYDVQIMGGAALHLGYVAEMKTGEGKTLVGTLPAYLNALSGKGVHLITVNDYLAERDSEMMGRVHKFLGLEVGCILANMTPAQRREQYACDITYGTNNEFGFDYLRDNMAWSKDELVQRGHNFAIVDEVDSILVDEARTPLIISGPADQATKWYGDFAKLVTRLKKGEAGNPLKGIEETGDYEVDEKKRTVAIHEAGVAKVEDWLGIDNLYESVNTPLVGYLNNAIKAKELFKKDKDYVVMDGEVMIVDEHTGRILAGRRYNEGMHQAIEAKEGVDIKDENQTLATITLQNFFRLYKRHDHDGKEQPGLCGMTGTAMTEAAEFHQIYKLGVVPIPTNKPMIRKDQSDLIYRTEVAKFEAVVDDIVEKHEKGQPILVGTTSVEKSEYLSQQLSKRGVQHEVLNAKQHDREAIIVAQAGRKGAVTVATNMAGRGTDIKLGGNPEDLAEAELRQRGLDPEEHIEEWAQALPAALERAELAVKAEKEEVEDLGGLYVLGTERHESRRIDNQLRGRSGRQGDPGESRFYLSLGDDLMRLFKAQMVERVMSMANVPDDVPIENKMVTRAIASAQSQVEQQNFETRKNVLKYDEVLNRQREVIYGERRRVLEGEDLHEQIQHFMDDTIDAYIAAETAEGFAEDWDLDRLWGAFKQLYPVKITVEELEDAAGDRAGLTADFISESIKDDIHEQYEAREAQLGSEIMRELERRVVLSVLDRKWREHLYEMDYLQEGIGLRAMAQKDPLVEYQREGFDMFTAMMEGIKEESVGYLFNLEVQVEQQVEEVPVEDEKPSLDKQDAVPAQAGARPEIRAKGLDAPQRRDLHFSAPTVDGEGGVVEGEFADDDEPVRSEADGLTRAERRKQSRGGRRRKK, encoded by the coding sequence GTGTCCGTCCTCTCGAAGATCATGCGTGCAGGCGAAGGCAAGATCCTGCGCAAGCTGCACCGCATCGCGGACCAGGTCAACTCCATCGAAGAGGACTTCGTCGACCTCTCCGACGCCGAGCTGCGAGCCCTGACCGATGAGTACAAGCAGCGCTACACCGACGGCGAGAGCCTGGACGACCTGCTCCCCGAGGCGTTCGCCACCGTGCGCGAGGCCGCCAAGCGCGTCCTCGGCCAGCGTCACTACGACGTGCAGATCATGGGCGGCGCCGCCCTCCACCTCGGCTACGTCGCCGAGATGAAGACCGGTGAGGGCAAGACCCTCGTCGGCACCCTGCCCGCCTATCTCAACGCGCTGTCCGGCAAGGGCGTTCACCTGATCACGGTCAACGACTACCTGGCCGAGCGCGACTCCGAGATGATGGGCCGCGTCCACAAGTTCCTGGGCCTGGAAGTCGGCTGCATCCTCGCCAACATGACGCCCGCCCAGCGCCGCGAGCAGTACGCCTGCGACATCACGTACGGCACGAACAACGAGTTCGGCTTCGACTACCTGCGCGACAACATGGCGTGGTCCAAGGACGAGCTCGTCCAGCGCGGCCACAACTTCGCCATCGTCGACGAGGTCGACTCCATCCTGGTCGACGAGGCCCGTACGCCGCTGATCATCTCCGGCCCGGCCGACCAGGCCACCAAGTGGTACGGCGACTTCGCCAAGCTGGTCACCCGTCTGAAGAAGGGCGAGGCCGGCAACCCCCTCAAGGGCATCGAGGAGACCGGCGACTACGAGGTCGACGAGAAGAAGCGCACCGTCGCCATCCACGAGGCCGGTGTCGCCAAGGTCGAGGACTGGCTGGGCATCGACAACCTCTACGAGTCGGTGAACACGCCTCTGGTGGGCTACCTGAACAACGCCATCAAGGCCAAGGAGCTCTTCAAGAAGGACAAGGACTACGTCGTCATGGACGGCGAAGTCATGATCGTCGACGAGCACACCGGCCGTATCCTCGCCGGCCGCCGCTACAACGAGGGCATGCACCAGGCGATCGAGGCGAAGGAAGGGGTGGACATCAAGGACGAGAACCAGACGCTCGCCACGATCACCCTCCAGAACTTCTTCCGCCTCTACAAGCGCCACGACCACGACGGCAAGGAACAGCCCGGTCTGTGCGGCATGACCGGTACGGCGATGACCGAGGCCGCCGAGTTCCACCAGATCTACAAGCTCGGCGTCGTCCCGATCCCGACCAACAAGCCGATGATCCGCAAGGACCAGTCGGACCTGATCTACCGCACCGAGGTCGCGAAGTTCGAGGCGGTCGTCGACGACATCGTCGAGAAGCACGAGAAGGGCCAGCCGATCCTCGTCGGCACCACCTCGGTCGAGAAGTCCGAGTACCTCTCGCAGCAGCTCAGCAAGCGCGGCGTCCAGCACGAGGTGCTGAACGCCAAGCAGCACGACCGAGAGGCGATCATCGTCGCCCAGGCCGGCCGCAAGGGCGCCGTGACCGTGGCCACCAACATGGCCGGCCGTGGTACCGACATCAAGCTCGGCGGCAACCCCGAGGACCTCGCCGAGGCGGAGCTGCGGCAGCGCGGCCTCGACCCCGAGGAGCACATCGAGGAGTGGGCGCAGGCCCTGCCGGCCGCTCTGGAACGTGCCGAGCTCGCCGTGAAGGCCGAGAAGGAAGAGGTCGAGGACCTCGGCGGCCTCTACGTGCTGGGCACCGAGCGGCACGAGTCGCGTCGTATCGACAACCAGCTGCGCGGTCGTTCCGGTCGCCAGGGCGACCCGGGCGAGTCCCGCTTCTACCTGTCCCTCGGCGACGACCTGATGCGCCTGTTCAAGGCCCAGATGGTCGAGCGCGTGATGTCCATGGCCAACGTGCCGGACGACGTGCCGATCGAGAACAAGATGGTCACGCGCGCGATCGCCTCCGCCCAGTCGCAGGTCGAGCAGCAGAACTTCGAGACGCGCAAGAACGTCCTGAAGTACGACGAGGTCCTCAACCGCCAGCGCGAGGTCATCTACGGCGAGCGCCGCCGCGTCCTGGAGGGCGAGGACCTGCACGAGCAGATCCAGCACTTCATGGACGACACCATCGACGCGTACATCGCCGCCGAGACCGCCGAGGGCTTCGCGGAGGACTGGGACCTCGACCGGCTGTGGGGCGCCTTCAAGCAGCTCTACCCGGTGAAGATCACCGTCGAGGAGCTGGAGGACGCGGCCGGCGACCGCGCGGGTCTGACCGCCGACTTCATCTCCGAGTCCATCAAGGACGACATCCACGAGCAGTACGAGGCCCGTGAGGCACAGCTCGGCTCCGAGATCATGCGTGAGCTGGAGCGCCGGGTCGTGCTGTCGGTCCTGGACCGCAAGTGGCGCGAGCACCTCTACGAGATGGACTACCTCCAGGAGGGCATCGGCCTGCGCGCGATGGCGCAGAAGGACCCGCTGGTCGAGTACCAGCGCGAGGGCTTCGACATGTTCACCGCCATGATGGAGGGCATCAAGGAGGAGTCCGTCGGCTACCTGTTCAACCTGGAGGTCCAGGTCGAGCAGCAGGTCGAGGAGGTCCCGGTCGAGGACGAGAAGCCGTCCCTGGACAAGCAGGACGCGGTGCCGGCGCAGGCGGGCGCCCGCCCGGAGATCCGCGCCAAGGGCCTCGACGCCCCGCAGCGCCGGGATCTGCACTTCTCCGCGCCGACCGTGGACGGCGAGGGCGGTGTCGTCGAGGGCGAGTTCGCCGACGACGACGAGCCGGTGCGCTCCGAGGCGGACGGCCTCACGCGCGCGGAGCGGCGCAAGCAGTCGCGTGGTGGGCGTCGTCGTAAGAAGTGA
- a CDS encoding NAD-glutamate dehydrogenase, which yields MQTKLDEAKAELLERAARVAENSPVGGRLPTGTTDKGTPDRESVLAFLQRYYLHTAPEDLTDRDPVDVFGAALSHYRLAENRPQGTANVRVLTPTVEENGWACSHSIVEVVTDDMPFLVDSVTNELTRQGRGIHVVIHPQVVVRRDLTGQLIEVLPQRPADDRSELPHDAHTESWIHVEIDRETDRADLKQITADLLRVLSDVRETVEDWEKMRDAALRMAEELPAEPVASDLREQEIEEARELLRWLAADHFTFLGYREYQLRADDSLAAVPGTGLGILRSDPHHAEDESHPVSPSFERLPADARAKAREHKLLVLTKANSRATVHRPSYLDYIGVKKFDAEGNVVGERRFLGLFSSAAYTESVRRVPVIRRKVDEVLRRAGFSPNSHDGRDLLQILETYPRDELFQTPADELQSIVTSVLYLQERRRLRLYLRQDEYGRYYSALVYLPRDRYTTGVRLRIIDILKEELGGTSVDFTAWNTESILSRLHFVVRVPQGTVLPELSDSDKERIEARLVEAARSWADGFAEALTGELGEERAAELLRRYGSAFPEGYKADHTPRAAVADLCHLEQLSEENNFALSLYEPVGSAPEERRFKIYRKGEAVSLSAVLPVLSRLGVEVTDERPYELRCSDRTTAWIYDFGLRMPKSQNGAGDYLGDDGRERFQEAFAATWTGKAENDGFNALVLSAGLGWRQAMVLRAYAKYLRQAGSTFSQDYMEDTLRNNVHTTRLLVSLFEARMSPDRQRAGHEIVDALLEEVDAALDQVASLDEDRILRSFLTVIKATLRTNFFQEAAGGKPHEYVSMKFDPQAIPDLPAPRPAFEIWVYSPRVEGVHLRFGKVARGGLRWSDRREDFRTEILGLVKAQMVKNTVIVPVGAKGGFVAKQLPDPSVDREAWLAEGIASYKVFISALLDITDNMVAGEVVPPADVVRHDEDDTYLVVAADKGTATFSDIANGVAESYNFWLGDAFASGGSAGYDHKGMGITARGAWESVKRHFRELGVDTQTEDFTVVGIGDMSGDVFGNGMLLSEHIRLVAAFDHRHIFIDPNPDSATSYAERRRVFELPRSSWADYNAELISAGGGVFPRTAKAIPLNAHIREALGIEGKVSKMTPADLMKAILKAPVDLLWNGGIGTYVKSSAESHADVGDKANDPIRVDGADLRVKVVGEGGNLGLTQLGRIEFALHGGKINTDAIDNSAGVDTSDHEVNIKILLNGLVTEGDMTVKQRNKLLAEMTDEVGHLVLRNNYAQNTAIANALAQSKDMLHAQQRFMRHLVREGHLDRALEFLPTDRQIRERLTNGQGLTGPETAVLLAYTKITVSDELLHTSLPDDPYLRTLLDAYFPTALREKFAEQMHSHPLAREIITTVLVNDTVNTGGTTYLHRLREETGASLEEIVRAQTAARAIFRSAAVWDAVEALDNRVEAAVQTRIRLHSRRLVERGTRWLLNNRPQPLQLAETVEFFGERVEQVWSQLPKLLRGADLEWYQRIYDELSGAGVPDELATRVAGFSSAFPTLDIVSVADRNGKEPLDVAEVYYDLADRLHITQLMDRIIELPRADRWQSMARASIREDLYAAHAAVTADILAVGNGTSTPEQRFKAWEEKNAAILGRARTTLDEIQSSETFDLANLSVAMRTMRTLLRTHS from the coding sequence ATGCAGACCAAGCTGGACGAAGCCAAGGCCGAGCTGCTCGAGAGGGCTGCCCGGGTAGCTGAGAACAGCCCGGTCGGGGGGCGCCTACCGACCGGGACGACGGACAAGGGCACCCCCGACCGGGAATCCGTGCTCGCGTTCCTCCAGCGCTACTACCTGCACACCGCCCCGGAGGACCTCACCGACCGCGACCCGGTCGACGTCTTCGGAGCCGCCCTTTCGCATTACCGGCTGGCCGAGAACCGGCCACAGGGCACGGCCAATGTGCGGGTCCTCACGCCCACGGTGGAGGAGAACGGCTGGGCGTGCAGCCATTCGATCGTCGAGGTCGTCACCGACGACATGCCCTTCCTCGTCGACTCGGTCACCAACGAGCTGACCCGGCAGGGACGCGGCATCCATGTCGTCATCCATCCGCAGGTCGTCGTCCGGCGTGATCTGACCGGACAGCTCATCGAGGTGCTCCCGCAGCGCCCCGCCGACGACCGCAGCGAGCTTCCGCACGACGCGCACACCGAGTCGTGGATCCATGTGGAGATCGACCGCGAGACCGACCGCGCGGACCTCAAGCAGATCACCGCCGATCTGCTGCGGGTGCTGTCGGACGTCCGCGAGACGGTCGAGGACTGGGAGAAGATGCGGGACGCGGCGCTGCGGATGGCCGAGGAGCTGCCCGCCGAGCCCGTCGCCTCCGATCTGCGCGAGCAGGAGATCGAGGAGGCCCGTGAGCTGCTGCGCTGGCTGGCCGCGGACCACTTCACCTTCCTCGGGTACCGCGAGTACCAGCTCCGTGCGGACGACTCCCTCGCCGCCGTGCCGGGCACCGGCCTCGGCATCCTGCGCTCCGACCCGCATCACGCCGAGGACGAGAGCCACCCCGTCAGCCCCTCCTTCGAGCGGCTGCCCGCCGACGCCCGGGCCAAGGCGCGCGAGCACAAGCTGCTGGTGCTGACCAAGGCCAACAGCCGCGCGACCGTGCACCGGCCGTCGTACCTCGACTACATCGGCGTGAAGAAGTTCGACGCCGAGGGCAACGTCGTCGGGGAGCGGCGCTTCCTCGGGCTGTTCTCGTCCGCCGCCTACACCGAGTCCGTGCGCCGGGTTCCCGTCATCCGCCGCAAGGTGGACGAGGTGCTCCGGCGTGCCGGGTTCTCGCCCAACAGCCACGACGGGCGCGACCTGCTCCAGATCCTGGAGACCTACCCGCGCGACGAGCTCTTCCAGACCCCGGCCGACGAGCTCCAGTCCATCGTCACCAGCGTCCTCTACCTCCAGGAGCGGCGCCGGCTGCGGCTGTACCTGCGCCAGGACGAGTACGGGCGCTACTACTCCGCCCTCGTCTACCTGCCCCGCGACCGGTACACCACCGGTGTCCGGCTGCGGATCATCGACATCCTGAAGGAGGAGCTCGGCGGCACCAGCGTCGACTTCACCGCCTGGAACACCGAGTCGATCCTGTCCCGGCTGCACTTCGTGGTCCGCGTCCCGCAGGGCACCGTGCTGCCCGAGCTCAGCGACAGCGACAAGGAGCGCATCGAGGCCCGCCTCGTCGAGGCCGCCCGCTCCTGGGCCGACGGGTTCGCCGAGGCGCTCACCGGCGAGCTGGGCGAGGAGCGCGCCGCCGAACTGCTGCGCCGCTACGGCAGCGCCTTCCCCGAGGGCTACAAGGCCGACCACACCCCGCGCGCGGCCGTCGCCGACCTGTGCCACCTGGAGCAGCTCAGCGAGGAGAACAACTTCGCCCTGAGCCTGTACGAGCCGGTCGGCTCGGCGCCCGAGGAGCGCCGCTTCAAGATCTACCGCAAGGGCGAGGCGGTCTCGCTGTCCGCCGTCCTGCCGGTGCTCAGCCGCCTCGGCGTCGAGGTCACCGACGAGCGGCCGTACGAACTGCGCTGCTCGGACCGTACGACGGCCTGGATCTACGACTTCGGTCTGCGCATGCCCAAGTCGCAGAACGGCGCCGGGGACTACCTCGGCGACGACGGCCGTGAGCGCTTCCAGGAGGCCTTCGCCGCGACCTGGACGGGCAAGGCGGAGAACGACGGCTTCAACGCCCTCGTGCTGAGCGCGGGCCTCGGCTGGCGGCAGGCGATGGTGCTGCGGGCGTACGCCAAGTACCTGCGCCAGGCGGGCTCGACGTTCTCGCAGGACTACATGGAGGACACCCTCCGCAACAACGTCCACACCACCCGGCTGCTCGTCTCCCTGTTCGAGGCGCGGATGTCGCCGGACCGGCAGCGCGCCGGGCACGAGATCGTGGACGCGCTGCTGGAGGAGGTCGACGCGGCGCTCGACCAGGTCGCCAGCCTCGACGAGGACCGCATCCTGCGCTCCTTCCTCACCGTCATCAAGGCGACCCTGCGCACGAACTTCTTCCAGGAGGCGGCGGGCGGCAAGCCGCACGAGTACGTGTCCATGAAGTTCGACCCGCAGGCCATCCCCGACCTGCCCGCGCCGCGCCCGGCGTTCGAGATCTGGGTCTACTCCCCGCGCGTCGAGGGCGTGCACCTGCGCTTCGGCAAGGTCGCGCGCGGCGGTCTGCGCTGGTCCGACCGGCGTGAGGACTTCCGGACCGAGATCCTCGGCCTGGTCAAGGCGCAGATGGTGAAGAACACCGTCATCGTGCCGGTCGGTGCCAAGGGCGGCTTCGTCGCCAAGCAGCTGCCCGACCCGAGCGTGGACCGGGAGGCGTGGCTGGCCGAGGGCATCGCCAGCTACAAGGTGTTCATCTCGGCGCTGCTCGACATCACCGACAACATGGTCGCCGGTGAGGTCGTCCCGCCCGCCGACGTCGTACGGCACGACGAGGACGACACCTACCTGGTCGTCGCCGCCGACAAGGGCACCGCCACCTTCTCCGACATCGCCAACGGGGTCGCGGAGTCGTACAACTTCTGGCTCGGCGACGCCTTCGCCTCCGGCGGCTCGGCCGGTTACGACCACAAGGGCATGGGCATCACCGCGCGCGGCGCCTGGGAGTCCGTCAAGCGGCACTTCCGGGAGCTGGGCGTCGACACCCAGACCGAGGACTTCACGGTCGTCGGCATCGGTGACATGTCCGGTGACGTGTTCGGCAACGGCATGCTGCTCAGCGAGCACATCCGCCTGGTCGCCGCCTTCGACCACCGGCACATCTTCATCGACCCGAACCCGGACTCGGCGACCTCCTACGCCGAGCGGCGCCGCGTCTTCGAGCTGCCGCGCTCCAGCTGGGCCGACTACAACGCCGAGCTCATCTCGGCCGGTGGCGGCGTGTTCCCGCGGACCGCCAAGGCCATCCCGCTCAACGCGCACATCCGCGAGGCCCTCGGCATCGAGGGCAAGGTCTCCAAGATGACGCCGGCCGACCTGATGAAGGCGATCCTCAAGGCGCCGGTCGACCTGCTGTGGAACGGCGGCATCGGCACGTACGTGAAGTCGAGCGCCGAGTCGCACGCGGACGTCGGCGACAAGGCCAACGACCCGATCCGCGTCGACGGCGCCGACCTGCGCGTCAAGGTCGTCGGCGAGGGCGGCAACCTGGGCCTGACCCAGCTCGGCCGGATCGAGTTCGCCCTGCACGGCGGCAAGATCAACACCGATGCCATCGACAACAGCGCGGGCGTGGACACCTCCGACCACGAGGTGAACATCAAGATCCTGCTCAACGGCCTGGTCACCGAGGGCGACATGACGGTCAAGCAGCGCAACAAGCTGCTCGCCGAGATGACCGACGAGGTCGGCCACCTGGTGCTGCGCAACAACTACGCGCAGAACACCGCGATCGCCAACGCGCTCGCCCAGTCCAAGGACATGCTCCACGCCCAGCAGCGCTTCATGCGCCACCTGGTCAGGGAGGGCCATCTCGACCGGGCCCTGGAGTTCCTGCCCACCGACCGCCAGATCCGCGAGCGCCTGACCAACGGCCAGGGCCTGACCGGCCCGGAGACGGCCGTACTGCTGGCGTACACGAAGATCACGGTCTCCGACGAGCTGCTGCACACCTCGCTGCCCGACGACCCGTATCTGCGCACCCTGCTCGACGCGTACTTCCCGACCGCGCTGCGCGAGAAGTTCGCCGAGCAGATGCACAGCCACCCGCTGGCCCGCGAGATCATCACGACCGTCCTCGTCAACGACACGGTCAACACGGGCGGTACGACGTACCTGCACCGCCTGCGCGAGGAGACCGGGGCCTCCCTGGAGGAGATCGTCCGGGCGCAGACCGCGGCCCGCGCGATCTTCCGCTCGGCCGCCGTGTGGGACGCGGTGGAGGCCCTCGACAACCGGGTCGAGGCCGCCGTGCAGACCCGTATCCGGCTGCACTCGCGGCGTCTCGTCGAGCGCGGCACGCGCTGGCTGCTCAACAACCGGCCGCAGCCGCTCCAGCTCGCCGAGACCGTCGAGTTCTTCGGCGAGCGGGTCGAGCAGGTGTGGTCGCAGCTGCCGAAGCTGCTGCGGGGCGCGGACCTGGAGTGGTACCAGCGGATCTACGACGAGCTGTCGGGCGCCGGCGTCCCGGACGAACTCGCCACGCGCGTGGCCGGGTTCTCCTCCGCCTTCCCCACGCTCGACATCGTCTCCGTGGCGGACCGCAACGGCAAGGAGCCGCTGGACGTCGCCGAGGTCTACTACGACCTCGCCGACCGGCTGCACATCACGCAGCTCATGGACCGCATCATCGAGCTGCCCCGCGCGGACCGCTGGCAGTCCATGGCTCGCGCCTCCATCCGCGAGGACCTCTACGCGGCCCACGCGGCCGTGACCGCGGACATCCTGGCGGTGGGCAACGGCACCTCCACTCCTGAGCAGCGCTTCAAGGCCTGGGAGGAGAAGAACGCGGCGATCCTCGGCCGGGCGCGCACCACCCTGGACGAGATCCAGAGCTCGGAGACGTTCGACCTCGCCAACCTGTCGGTGGCCATGCGGACCATGCGCACGCTGCTGCGAACGCATTCGTAG
- a CDS encoding GNAT family N-acetyltransferase — protein sequence MEPVTLITGRLLMRTVGPPDTDTVYEAAQDPDIQRWTTIPSPYLREHAESFAGELVPDGWANGSMFTWGLFLPEGEELVGMLGLSMRSMSAAEVGFWGTKEHRGNGYVTEAVLAASRWAFTQLSIDRVEWRAEVGNRPSRAVAERCGFTVEGVLRSGIVNQGVRRDCWVGSLLPSDLGLPSTAPYLPARVELS from the coding sequence ATGGAACCCGTCACGCTCATCACCGGCCGCCTTCTGATGCGCACGGTCGGCCCGCCGGACACCGACACCGTGTACGAGGCCGCCCAGGACCCCGACATCCAGCGCTGGACCACCATCCCCTCGCCCTATCTGCGCGAGCACGCCGAGAGCTTCGCGGGCGAACTGGTCCCGGACGGCTGGGCGAACGGCTCCATGTTCACGTGGGGCCTCTTCCTCCCCGAAGGGGAGGAACTGGTGGGCATGCTCGGGCTGTCCATGCGTTCCATGAGCGCGGCCGAGGTCGGCTTCTGGGGCACGAAGGAGCACCGCGGCAACGGCTACGTCACCGAGGCCGTCCTCGCCGCGTCCCGCTGGGCCTTCACCCAGCTGTCGATCGACCGCGTGGAGTGGCGCGCGGAGGTCGGCAACCGCCCCTCGCGCGCGGTGGCGGAACGCTGCGGCTTCACCGTCGAGGGCGTCCTGCGCTCCGGGATCGTGAACCAGGGCGTACGGCGGGACTGCTGGGTGGGTTCGCTGCTGCCGTCGGACCTGGGGCTGCCGTCGACGGCGCCGTATCTGCCGGCGCGCGTGGAGCTCTCGTAG
- a CDS encoding DJ-1/PfpI family protein translates to MTAKILIVTGDAAESLEVLYPYQRLREEGYDVHIAAPTRKKLQFVVHDFEPGFDTYTEKPGYTWPADLAFADVDPGEYAAVVIPGGRAPEYLRNDPELRKILKSFFDADKPVAQICHGPLLTAAIDGLRGRRVTAYPALEPDMQSAGATFQDTEAVVDGTLVSSRAWPDHSAWMREFLTVLRAKAPVT, encoded by the coding sequence ATGACAGCCAAAATCCTGATCGTCACCGGTGACGCGGCGGAGTCGCTCGAGGTCCTGTACCCCTACCAGCGCCTTCGCGAGGAGGGCTACGACGTCCACATCGCGGCCCCGACCCGCAAGAAGCTTCAGTTCGTCGTCCATGACTTCGAACCCGGCTTCGACACCTACACCGAGAAGCCCGGCTACACCTGGCCGGCCGACCTCGCCTTCGCCGACGTCGACCCCGGCGAGTACGCCGCGGTCGTCATCCCCGGCGGCCGGGCCCCGGAGTACCTCCGCAACGACCCGGAACTCCGCAAGATCCTGAAGTCCTTCTTCGACGCCGACAAGCCGGTCGCCCAGATCTGCCACGGCCCCCTGCTCACGGCCGCGATCGACGGCCTCCGCGGCCGCCGCGTCACGGCCTACCCGGCCCTGGAACCCGACATGCAGTCGGCGGGCGCCACCTTCCAGGACACGGAGGCGGTCGTCGACGGCACCCTGGTGTCTTCAAGGGCATGGCCGGACCACTCGGCGTGGATGCGGGAGTTCTTGACGGTACTGCGGGCCAAGGCGCCGGTTACGTAG